One genomic window of Choloepus didactylus isolate mChoDid1 chromosome 27, mChoDid1.pri, whole genome shotgun sequence includes the following:
- the FUT1 gene encoding galactoside alpha-(1,2)-fucosyltransferase 1, with protein MWSPSRRHLCLAFLLACALSAIFLLHIHHDLFHKGLHLSFLCPDRCLVSSIFCLPGTPLTPGASRSCPRCPASPAGTWTIYSDGRFGNQMGQYATLLALAQLNGRQACIPPSMHATLAPVFRITLPVLAPRMDRDTTWRKVELHDWMSEEYAQLQDPFVKLFGFPCSWTFFHHLREQIRSEFTLHNHLREEAQGFLNQLRLGPARGRPGTFVGVHVRRGDYLKVMPQRWKGVVGDRAYLQQAMDWFRAQHKDPIFVVTSNGMEWCRENINTSQGDVIFAGNGQEASPGKDFALLTQCNHTVMTIGTFGFWAAYLAGGDTVYLANFTLPDSDFLKIFKPQAAFLPEWVGIAADLSPLLTKAGP; from the coding sequence ATGTGGTCCCCCAGCCGCCGTCACCTCTGCCTGGCCTTCCTGCTAGCCTGTGCtctctctgccatcttcctcctcCACATCCACCACGACCTCTTCCACAAAGGCCTACATCTGTCCTTCCTGTGTCCAGACCGCTGCCTGGTGTCGTCCATCTTCTGCCTGCCGGGCACGCCGCTGACCCCCGGCGCCTCCCGTTCCTGTCCCCGGTGCCCGGCCTCGCCCGCTGGCACCTGGACCATCTACTCCGATGGCCGGTTTGGTAACCAGATGGGGCAGTACGCCACCCTGCTGGCCCTGGCCCAGCTCAACGGCCGCCAGGCTTGCATCCCGCCCTCCATGCACGCCACCCTGGCCCCTGTGTTCCGCATCACCTTGCCCGTGCTGGCACCCAGAATGGACAGGGACACGACGTGGAGGAAGGTGGAGCTGCACGACTGGATGTCGGAGGAGTATGCCCAGTTGCAGGACCCCTTTGTGAAGCTCTTTGGCTTCCCCTGCTCCTGGACCTTCTTCCACCATCTCCGGGAACAGATCCGCAGCGAGTTTACCCTGCACAACCACCTCCGGGAGGAGGCCCAGGGTTTCCTGAATCAGCTTCGCCTGGGCCCGGCCAGGGGCCGCCCAGGCACGTTCGTGGGGGTCCATGTGCGCCGGGGGGACTACCTGAAGGTGATGCCCCAGCGCTGGAAGGGCGTGGTGGGTGACCGTGCCTACCTCCAGCAGGCCATGGACTGGTTCCGGGCCCAGCACAAAGACCCCATCTTTGTGGTCACCAGCAATGGCATGGAGTGGTGCCGGGAAAACATCAACACCTCCCAGGGGGACGTGATCTTTGCCGGCAACGGGCAGGAGGCCTCGCCGGGGAAGGACTTTGCGCTTCTCACGCAGTGCAACCACACGGTCATGACTATTGGCACCTTCGGCTTCTGGGCCGCCTACCTGGCTGGCGGGGACACCGTCTACCTGGCCAACTTCACCCTGCCCGACTCTGACTTCCTAAAGATCTTTAAGCCCCAGGCTGCCTTCCTGCCCGAGTGGGTGGGCATTGCTGCAGACCTGTCTCCACTCCTCACGAAGGCCGGGCCTTGA
- the IZUMO1 gene encoding izumo sperm-egg fusion protein 1 isoform X1, translated as MGPLLHLLVAALAGCLLPARGCVICDQSVLAALKSLETEYLPSHLSADARQNVMKRVEDALRDFKELPLDEDSYMGAVDEPTLQKVAWSFLKDLKRITDSGVKDELFVKEIFWMLHLQKEVFARHAAQFVKEAFCPNKCGMMLQTLIWCEGCDKQVHPCRKSKDCGERTVKVYKMEDMILDCELNWHHLSEGLTEYRFFRVWENSSETLLYKGKEPTLTKTMVGPEDAGKYRCELGTVISNPATIISYQVTVLSKNGEEEKPPATTTSSEDDLSGDILGENVLPVPPKSTTPQEPLTHPAKPEKVLQGRLLGMAIGSFAVVIAGIAGGIFYLQYRKARSS; from the exons ATGGGGCCGCTGCTTCACCTACTGGTGGCAGCACTGGCCGGTTGCCTGCTTCCTGCTCGGGGCTGTGTCATATGTGACCAGTCGGTCTTGGCAGCGCTTAAGTCCTTGGAGACGGAGTACTTACCTAGTCACCTGTCGGCCGATGCTCGCCAAAATGTGATGAAGAGGGTCGAGGATGCCCTGAGGGATTTCAAGGAACTGCCACTTGACGAAGATTCCTACATGGGGGCTGTCG atGAGCCCACCCTGCAAAAGGTAGCCTGGAGTTTCCTGAAGGATCTGAAACGCATCACTGACAGTGGGGTTAAAG ATGAACTCTTCGTGAAGGAGATATTCTGGATGTTGCACCTGCAAAAGGAGGTCTTTGCCCGCCACGCTGCTCAATTCGTAAAAGAGG CTTTTTGTCCCAACAAATGCG GTATGATGCTGCAGACTCTGATATGGTGCGAGGGCTGCGACAAGCAGGTTCACCCTTGTCGGAAGTCCAAGGACTGCGGGG AACGCACAGTCAAGGTCTATAAAATGGAGGACATGATCCTGGACTGTGAGCTCAACTGGCACCACCTCTCTGAAGGCCTCACCGAATACAGATTTTTCAGG GTTTGGGAGAACTCGTCTGAGACCCTGTTGTACAAGGGGAAAGAGCCCACCTTGACCAAGACCATGGTGGGGCCGGAGGATGCAGGCAAGTACCGCTGTGAGCTGGGCACCGTGATTTCCAACCCAGCCACGATCATCAGCTATCAGGTCACAG TTTTGTCCAAaaatggggaggaggagaagcCGCCCGCGACCACGACGTCGAGTGAGGACGACCTGAGTGGCGACATCCTGGGCGAGAATGTCCTGCCGGTTCCCCCGAAATCCACAACCCCACAGGAGCCGCTGACTCACCCCGCGAAGCCCGAGAAGGTGCTGCAGGGCCGTCTCCTGGGGATGGCAATCGGGAGCTTCGCGGTGGTCATCGCGGGCATTGCAGGCGG GATATTTTACCTTCAATATCGCAAGGCGAGGTCTTCCTAA
- the IZUMO1 gene encoding izumo sperm-egg fusion protein 1 isoform X2: MGPLLHLLVAALAGCLLPARGCVICDQSVLAALKSLETEYLPSHLSADARQNVMKRVEDALRDFKELPLDEDSYMGAVDEPTLQKVAWSFLKDLKRITDSGVKDELFVKEIFWMLHLQKEVFARHAAQFVKEGMMLQTLIWCEGCDKQVHPCRKSKDCGERTVKVYKMEDMILDCELNWHHLSEGLTEYRFFRVWENSSETLLYKGKEPTLTKTMVGPEDAGKYRCELGTVISNPATIISYQVTVLSKNGEEEKPPATTTSSEDDLSGDILGENVLPVPPKSTTPQEPLTHPAKPEKVLQGRLLGMAIGSFAVVIAGIAGGIFYLQYRKARSS; encoded by the exons ATGGGGCCGCTGCTTCACCTACTGGTGGCAGCACTGGCCGGTTGCCTGCTTCCTGCTCGGGGCTGTGTCATATGTGACCAGTCGGTCTTGGCAGCGCTTAAGTCCTTGGAGACGGAGTACTTACCTAGTCACCTGTCGGCCGATGCTCGCCAAAATGTGATGAAGAGGGTCGAGGATGCCCTGAGGGATTTCAAGGAACTGCCACTTGACGAAGATTCCTACATGGGGGCTGTCG atGAGCCCACCCTGCAAAAGGTAGCCTGGAGTTTCCTGAAGGATCTGAAACGCATCACTGACAGTGGGGTTAAAG ATGAACTCTTCGTGAAGGAGATATTCTGGATGTTGCACCTGCAAAAGGAGGTCTTTGCCCGCCACGCTGCTCAATTCGTAAAAGAGG GTATGATGCTGCAGACTCTGATATGGTGCGAGGGCTGCGACAAGCAGGTTCACCCTTGTCGGAAGTCCAAGGACTGCGGGG AACGCACAGTCAAGGTCTATAAAATGGAGGACATGATCCTGGACTGTGAGCTCAACTGGCACCACCTCTCTGAAGGCCTCACCGAATACAGATTTTTCAGG GTTTGGGAGAACTCGTCTGAGACCCTGTTGTACAAGGGGAAAGAGCCCACCTTGACCAAGACCATGGTGGGGCCGGAGGATGCAGGCAAGTACCGCTGTGAGCTGGGCACCGTGATTTCCAACCCAGCCACGATCATCAGCTATCAGGTCACAG TTTTGTCCAAaaatggggaggaggagaagcCGCCCGCGACCACGACGTCGAGTGAGGACGACCTGAGTGGCGACATCCTGGGCGAGAATGTCCTGCCGGTTCCCCCGAAATCCACAACCCCACAGGAGCCGCTGACTCACCCCGCGAAGCCCGAGAAGGTGCTGCAGGGCCGTCTCCTGGGGATGGCAATCGGGAGCTTCGCGGTGGTCATCGCGGGCATTGCAGGCGG GATATTTTACCTTCAATATCGCAAGGCGAGGTCTTCCTAA
- the IZUMO1 gene encoding izumo sperm-egg fusion protein 1 isoform X3, translating into MGPLLHLLVAALAGCLLPARGCVICDQSVLAALKSLETEYLPSHLSADARQNVMKRVEDALRDFKELPLDEDSYMGAVDELFVKEIFWMLHLQKEVFARHAAQFVKEAFCPNKCGMMLQTLIWCEGCDKQVHPCRKSKDCGERTVKVYKMEDMILDCELNWHHLSEGLTEYRFFRVWENSSETLLYKGKEPTLTKTMVGPEDAGKYRCELGTVISNPATIISYQVTVLSKNGEEEKPPATTTSSEDDLSGDILGENVLPVPPKSTTPQEPLTHPAKPEKVLQGRLLGMAIGSFAVVIAGIAGGIFYLQYRKARSS; encoded by the exons ATGGGGCCGCTGCTTCACCTACTGGTGGCAGCACTGGCCGGTTGCCTGCTTCCTGCTCGGGGCTGTGTCATATGTGACCAGTCGGTCTTGGCAGCGCTTAAGTCCTTGGAGACGGAGTACTTACCTAGTCACCTGTCGGCCGATGCTCGCCAAAATGTGATGAAGAGGGTCGAGGATGCCCTGAGGGATTTCAAGGAACTGCCACTTGACGAAGATTCCTACATGGGGGCTGTCG ATGAACTCTTCGTGAAGGAGATATTCTGGATGTTGCACCTGCAAAAGGAGGTCTTTGCCCGCCACGCTGCTCAATTCGTAAAAGAGG CTTTTTGTCCCAACAAATGCG GTATGATGCTGCAGACTCTGATATGGTGCGAGGGCTGCGACAAGCAGGTTCACCCTTGTCGGAAGTCCAAGGACTGCGGGG AACGCACAGTCAAGGTCTATAAAATGGAGGACATGATCCTGGACTGTGAGCTCAACTGGCACCACCTCTCTGAAGGCCTCACCGAATACAGATTTTTCAGG GTTTGGGAGAACTCGTCTGAGACCCTGTTGTACAAGGGGAAAGAGCCCACCTTGACCAAGACCATGGTGGGGCCGGAGGATGCAGGCAAGTACCGCTGTGAGCTGGGCACCGTGATTTCCAACCCAGCCACGATCATCAGCTATCAGGTCACAG TTTTGTCCAAaaatggggaggaggagaagcCGCCCGCGACCACGACGTCGAGTGAGGACGACCTGAGTGGCGACATCCTGGGCGAGAATGTCCTGCCGGTTCCCCCGAAATCCACAACCCCACAGGAGCCGCTGACTCACCCCGCGAAGCCCGAGAAGGTGCTGCAGGGCCGTCTCCTGGGGATGGCAATCGGGAGCTTCGCGGTGGTCATCGCGGGCATTGCAGGCGG GATATTTTACCTTCAATATCGCAAGGCGAGGTCTTCCTAA
- the RASIP1 gene encoding ras-interacting protein 1 isoform X1: MRRGQPYPDFLLQAWSAHRTPPPRSSCRVSSGLFLSPTQCWELGQRQRLNKSSGIRNRRSQGLRGLPGPEAGAMLSGERKEGGSPRFGKLHLPVGLWINSPRKQLAKLGRRWPSAASVKSSSSDTGSRSSEPLPPPPAHVELRRVGAVKAAGGASGSRAKRISQLFRGSGTGTPGSGGAGGPGTPGGAQRWASEKKLPELAAGVAPEPPLAARATAPPGVLKIFGAGLASGANYKSVLATARSTARELVAEALERYGLARSPGGGPGESGCVDAFALCDALGRPAASGGNGGEWRAEHLRVLGDTERPLLVQELWRARPGWARRFELRGREEARRLEQEAFGAADADGTGAPSWRPQKNRSRAASGGAALASPSPGSGSGPPAGSGGKERSENLSLRRSVSELSLQGRRRRQQERRQQALSMAPGAADTQIGSVDPGDFDQLTQCLIQAPSNRPYFLLLQGYQDAQDFVVYVMTRDQHVFGRGGSSSARSGSPAPYVDTFLNAPDILPRHCTVRAGPEPPATVRPSRGAPVTHNGCVLLREAELHPGDLLGLGEHFLFMYKDPRSGGSGSARPPWLPARPGAAPPGPGWAFSCRLCGRGLQERGEALAAYLTAASRLLALPAARGGALLGEIVRAAAAGAGDVPPLGPATLLALCVQHSARELELGHLPRLLGRLARLIKEAVWEKIKEIGDRQPENHPEGVPEVPLTPEAVSVELRPLMLWMANTTELLSFVQEKVLEMEKEADQEGLSSDPQLCNDLELCDEAMALLDEVIMCTFQQSVYYLTKTLYSTLPALLDSNPFTAGAELPGPGADLGAMPPGLRPTLGVFQAALELTSQCELHPDLVSQTFGYLFFFSNASLLNSLMERGQGRPFYQWSRAVQIRTNLDLVLDWLQGAGLGDIATEFFRKLSMAVNLLCVPRTSLLKASWSSLRTDHPTLTPTQLHHLLSHYQLGPGRGPPPAWDPPPTERDAVDTGDIFESFSSHPPLILPLGSSRLRLTGPVMDDALHRELRRLRHLLWDLEQQELPANHRHGPPVDPPP, encoded by the exons ATGCGGCGGGGCCAGCCCTACCCAGATTTCCTCCTCCAGGCTTGGTCCGCTCACAGGACGCCCCCTCCCCGCTCTTCCTGCCGGGTTTCCTCTGGCCTTTTCCTGTCCCCCACCCAGTGCTGGGAGCTGGGGCAGAGGCAAAGGCTGAACAAGAGCAGTGGGATCAGGAACCGACGGAGCCAGGGCCTCCGGGGGCTGCCGGGACCCGAAGCAGG GGCCATGCTGTCTGGTGAACGGAAAGAGGGCGGAAGCCCCCGCTTCGGGAAGCTCCATCTCCCCGTGGGCCTGTGGATCAACTCCCCCAGGAAGCAGCTGGCCAAGCTGGGGCGGCGCTGGCCCAGTGCTGCCTCTGTCAA GTCTTCATCGTCGGACACGGGGAGCCGCAGCAGCGAGCCGCTGCCCCCTCCCCCGGCGCACGTGGAGCTGCGACGAGTGGGCGCGGTCAAGGCAGCCGGGGGAGCGTCGGGGAGCCGCGCCAAGCGCATCTCCCAGCTCTTCCGGGGCTCGGGGACCGGGACCCCGGGCTCGGGCGGCGCGGGAGGCCCGGGGACTCCGGGGGGCGCGCAGCGCTGGGCCAGCGAGAAGAAGCTGCCCGAGCTGGCGGCGGGCGTGGCCCCCGAGCCCCCGCTGGCCGCCCGCGCCACGGCGCCCCCGGGGGTCCTCAAAATCTTCGGCGCCGGACTGGCGTCGGGCGCCAACTACAAGAGCGTGCTGGCCACGGCGCGCTCCACGGCGCGCGAGCTGGTGGCCGAGGCGCTGGAGCGCTACGGGCTGGCCCGCAGCCCCGGCGGCGGCCCGGGCGAGAGCGGCTGCGTGGACGCCTTCGCGCTCTGCGATGCGCTGGGCCGGCCGGCGGCGAGCGGCGGGAACGGCGGCGAGTGGCGGGCGGAGCACCTGCGCGTGCTGGGCGACACCGAGCGCCCGCTGCTGGTGCAGGAGCTGTGGCGGGCGCGGCCCGGCTGGGCGCGGCGCTTCGAGCTGCGCGGCCGCGAGGAGGCGCGCCGCCTGGAGCAGGAGGCCTTCGGGGCCGCGGACGCCGACG GCACGGGCGCCCCCTCGTGGCGGCCACAGAAGAACCGCTCACGCGCGGCGTCGGGAGGGGCGGCGCTGGCCAGTCCCAGCCCAGGGTCTGGATCAGGTCCTCCGGCTGGGTCCGGGGGCAAGGAGCGCTCGGAAAACCTGTCCCTACGGCGCAGCGTGTCAGAACTCAGCCTGCAGGGTCGGCGGCGGAGGCAGCAGGAGCGTAGGCAACAGGCACTTAGCATGGCCCCAGGGGCGGCTGATACCCAAATCGGATCTGTGGACCCCGGCGACTTTGACCAGCTGACCCAGTGCCTCATCCAGGCCCCCAGCAACCGTCCCTACTTCCTGCTGCTCCAAGGTTACCAGGATGCCCAG GACTTCGTGGTGTATGTGATGACGCGGGACCAGCACGTGTTCGGCCGTGGCGGGAGCTCGTCGGCCCGCAGCGGGTCTCCGGCCCCGTACGTGGACACCTTCCTCAACGCCCCGGACATCCTCCCGCGTCACTGCACGGTGCGCGCGGGCCCTGAGCCCCCGGCCACGGTGCGGCCATCGCGGGGCGCCCCGGTCACGCACAACGGGTGCGTCTTGCTGCGGGAGGCCGAGCTGCACCCGGGCGACCTGCTGGGGCTGGGCGAGCACTTCCTGTTCATGTACAAGGACCCCCGCAGCGGGGGCTCGGGGTCGGCGCGGCCGCCGTGGCTGCCCGCGCGCCCTGGGGCCGCGCCGCCGGGCCCTGGCTGGGCCTTCTCGTGCCGCCTGTGCGGCCGCGGCCTGCAGGAGCGCGGCGAGGCGCTGGCCGCCTACCTGACGGCCGCGAGCCGGTTGCTTGCGCTTCCGGCCGCGCGAGGAGGAGCGCTGCTGGGCGAGATCGTGCGCGCCGCGGCCGCGGGCGCCGGGGACGTGCCGCCGCTCGGGCCCGCCACGCTGCTGGCGCTGTGCGTGCAGCATTCGGCCCGCGAGCTGGAGCTCGGCCACCTGCCGCGCCTGCTGGGCCGCCTGGCCCGTCTCATCAAGGAGGCCGTCTGG GAAAAGATTAAGGAAATTGGAGACCGTCAGCCAGAAAA CCACCCAGAGGGGGTCCCTGAAGTGCCCTTGACCCCCGAGGCCGTGTCGGTGGAGCTGCGGCCTCTCATGCTGTGGATGGCTAACACCACGGAGCTGCTGAGCTTTGTGCAGGAGAAGGTGctggagatggagaaggaggcGGACCAGGAAG GTCTGTCCTCAGACCCACAGCTCTGCAATGACTTGGAATTATGTGACGAGGCCATGGCCCTCCTGGATGAGGTCATCATGTGTACCTTCCAGCAGTCTGTCTACTACCTCACCAAG ACTCTGTATTCAACGTTGCCTGCTCTCCTGGACAGTAACCCCTTCACGGCTGGGGCGGAGCTGCCAGGGCCTGGTGCAGATCTCGGGGCTATGCCTCCAGGGCTGAGACCTACCCTGGGCGTGTTCCAGGCAGCCCTGGAGCTGACCAGCCAGTGCGAGCTGCACCCAGACCTGGTGTCTCAGACTTTTGGCTACTTGTTCTTCTTCTCCAACGCATCCCTTCTCAACTCACTGATGGAACGAG GTCAAGGACGCCCCTTTTATCAATGGTCCCGAGCTGTCCAGATCCGAACCAACCTGGACCTTGTCCTGGACTGGCTGCAGGGGGCCGGGCTGGGTGACATCGCCACTGAATTCTTCCGGAAACTGTCCATGGCTGTGAACCTGCTCTGCGTGCCCCGCACCTCTCTGCTCAAG GCTTCGTGGAGCAGCTTACGAACCGATCACCCCACACTGACCCCTACTCAGCTCCATCACCTGCTCAGCCATTATCAGCTGGGTCCTGGCCGTGGGCCCCCACCTGCCTGGGACCCTCCCCCTACAGAACGAGATGCTGTGGACACGG GGGACATCTTTGAAAgcttctcctcccaccctcccctcaTCCTGCCCCTGGGCAGCTCGCGCCTGCGCCTCACGGGTCCAGTGATGGATGACGCCCTGCACCGTGAACTGCGCAGGCTCCGTCACCTCCTCTGGGACCTTGAGCAGCAGGAGCTGCCAGCCAATCACCGCCACGGACCTCCCGTGGACCCGCCTCCTTGA
- the RASIP1 gene encoding ras-interacting protein 1 isoform X2 has product MRRGQPYPDFLLQAWSAHRTPPPRSSCRVSSGLFLSPTQCWELGQRQRLNKSSGIRNRRSQGLRGLPGPEAGAMLSGERKEGGSPRFGKLHLPVGLWINSPRKQLAKLGRRWPSAASVKSSSSDTGSRSSEPLPPPPAHVELRRVGAVKAAGGASGSRAKRISQLFRGSGTGTPGSGGAGGPGTPGGAQRWASEKKLPELAAGVAPEPPLAARATAPPGVLKIFGAGLASGANYKSVLATARSTARELVAEALERYGLARSPGGGPGESGCVDAFALCDALGRPAASGGNGGEWRAEHLRVLGDTERPLLVQELWRARPGWARRFELRGREEARRLEQEAFGAADADGTGAPSWRPQKNRSRAASGGAALASPSPGSGSGPPAGSGGKERSENLSLRRSVSELSLQGRRRRQQERRQQALSMAPGAADTQIGSVDPGDFDQLTQCLIQAPSNRPYFLLLQGYQDAQDFVVYVMTRDQHVFGRGGSSSARSGSPAPYVDTFLNAPDILPRHCTVRAGPEPPATVRPSRGAPVTHNGCVLLREAELHPGDLLGLGEHFLFMYKDPRSGGSGSARPPWLPARPGAAPPGPGWAFSCRLCGRGLQERGEALAAYLTAASRLLALPAARGGALLGEIVRAAAAGAGDVPPLGPATLLALCVQHSARELELGHLPRLLGRLARLIKEAVWEKIKEIGDRQPENHPEGVPEVPLTPEAVSVELRPLMLWMANTTELLSFVQEKVLEMEKEADQEDPQLCNDLELCDEAMALLDEVIMCTFQQSVYYLTKTLYSTLPALLDSNPFTAGAELPGPGADLGAMPPGLRPTLGVFQAALELTSQCELHPDLVSQTFGYLFFFSNASLLNSLMERGQGRPFYQWSRAVQIRTNLDLVLDWLQGAGLGDIATEFFRKLSMAVNLLCVPRTSLLKASWSSLRTDHPTLTPTQLHHLLSHYQLGPGRGPPPAWDPPPTERDAVDTGDIFESFSSHPPLILPLGSSRLRLTGPVMDDALHRELRRLRHLLWDLEQQELPANHRHGPPVDPPP; this is encoded by the exons ATGCGGCGGGGCCAGCCCTACCCAGATTTCCTCCTCCAGGCTTGGTCCGCTCACAGGACGCCCCCTCCCCGCTCTTCCTGCCGGGTTTCCTCTGGCCTTTTCCTGTCCCCCACCCAGTGCTGGGAGCTGGGGCAGAGGCAAAGGCTGAACAAGAGCAGTGGGATCAGGAACCGACGGAGCCAGGGCCTCCGGGGGCTGCCGGGACCCGAAGCAGG GGCCATGCTGTCTGGTGAACGGAAAGAGGGCGGAAGCCCCCGCTTCGGGAAGCTCCATCTCCCCGTGGGCCTGTGGATCAACTCCCCCAGGAAGCAGCTGGCCAAGCTGGGGCGGCGCTGGCCCAGTGCTGCCTCTGTCAA GTCTTCATCGTCGGACACGGGGAGCCGCAGCAGCGAGCCGCTGCCCCCTCCCCCGGCGCACGTGGAGCTGCGACGAGTGGGCGCGGTCAAGGCAGCCGGGGGAGCGTCGGGGAGCCGCGCCAAGCGCATCTCCCAGCTCTTCCGGGGCTCGGGGACCGGGACCCCGGGCTCGGGCGGCGCGGGAGGCCCGGGGACTCCGGGGGGCGCGCAGCGCTGGGCCAGCGAGAAGAAGCTGCCCGAGCTGGCGGCGGGCGTGGCCCCCGAGCCCCCGCTGGCCGCCCGCGCCACGGCGCCCCCGGGGGTCCTCAAAATCTTCGGCGCCGGACTGGCGTCGGGCGCCAACTACAAGAGCGTGCTGGCCACGGCGCGCTCCACGGCGCGCGAGCTGGTGGCCGAGGCGCTGGAGCGCTACGGGCTGGCCCGCAGCCCCGGCGGCGGCCCGGGCGAGAGCGGCTGCGTGGACGCCTTCGCGCTCTGCGATGCGCTGGGCCGGCCGGCGGCGAGCGGCGGGAACGGCGGCGAGTGGCGGGCGGAGCACCTGCGCGTGCTGGGCGACACCGAGCGCCCGCTGCTGGTGCAGGAGCTGTGGCGGGCGCGGCCCGGCTGGGCGCGGCGCTTCGAGCTGCGCGGCCGCGAGGAGGCGCGCCGCCTGGAGCAGGAGGCCTTCGGGGCCGCGGACGCCGACG GCACGGGCGCCCCCTCGTGGCGGCCACAGAAGAACCGCTCACGCGCGGCGTCGGGAGGGGCGGCGCTGGCCAGTCCCAGCCCAGGGTCTGGATCAGGTCCTCCGGCTGGGTCCGGGGGCAAGGAGCGCTCGGAAAACCTGTCCCTACGGCGCAGCGTGTCAGAACTCAGCCTGCAGGGTCGGCGGCGGAGGCAGCAGGAGCGTAGGCAACAGGCACTTAGCATGGCCCCAGGGGCGGCTGATACCCAAATCGGATCTGTGGACCCCGGCGACTTTGACCAGCTGACCCAGTGCCTCATCCAGGCCCCCAGCAACCGTCCCTACTTCCTGCTGCTCCAAGGTTACCAGGATGCCCAG GACTTCGTGGTGTATGTGATGACGCGGGACCAGCACGTGTTCGGCCGTGGCGGGAGCTCGTCGGCCCGCAGCGGGTCTCCGGCCCCGTACGTGGACACCTTCCTCAACGCCCCGGACATCCTCCCGCGTCACTGCACGGTGCGCGCGGGCCCTGAGCCCCCGGCCACGGTGCGGCCATCGCGGGGCGCCCCGGTCACGCACAACGGGTGCGTCTTGCTGCGGGAGGCCGAGCTGCACCCGGGCGACCTGCTGGGGCTGGGCGAGCACTTCCTGTTCATGTACAAGGACCCCCGCAGCGGGGGCTCGGGGTCGGCGCGGCCGCCGTGGCTGCCCGCGCGCCCTGGGGCCGCGCCGCCGGGCCCTGGCTGGGCCTTCTCGTGCCGCCTGTGCGGCCGCGGCCTGCAGGAGCGCGGCGAGGCGCTGGCCGCCTACCTGACGGCCGCGAGCCGGTTGCTTGCGCTTCCGGCCGCGCGAGGAGGAGCGCTGCTGGGCGAGATCGTGCGCGCCGCGGCCGCGGGCGCCGGGGACGTGCCGCCGCTCGGGCCCGCCACGCTGCTGGCGCTGTGCGTGCAGCATTCGGCCCGCGAGCTGGAGCTCGGCCACCTGCCGCGCCTGCTGGGCCGCCTGGCCCGTCTCATCAAGGAGGCCGTCTGG GAAAAGATTAAGGAAATTGGAGACCGTCAGCCAGAAAA CCACCCAGAGGGGGTCCCTGAAGTGCCCTTGACCCCCGAGGCCGTGTCGGTGGAGCTGCGGCCTCTCATGCTGTGGATGGCTAACACCACGGAGCTGCTGAGCTTTGTGCAGGAGAAGGTGctggagatggagaaggaggcGGACCAGGAAG ACCCACAGCTCTGCAATGACTTGGAATTATGTGACGAGGCCATGGCCCTCCTGGATGAGGTCATCATGTGTACCTTCCAGCAGTCTGTCTACTACCTCACCAAG ACTCTGTATTCAACGTTGCCTGCTCTCCTGGACAGTAACCCCTTCACGGCTGGGGCGGAGCTGCCAGGGCCTGGTGCAGATCTCGGGGCTATGCCTCCAGGGCTGAGACCTACCCTGGGCGTGTTCCAGGCAGCCCTGGAGCTGACCAGCCAGTGCGAGCTGCACCCAGACCTGGTGTCTCAGACTTTTGGCTACTTGTTCTTCTTCTCCAACGCATCCCTTCTCAACTCACTGATGGAACGAG GTCAAGGACGCCCCTTTTATCAATGGTCCCGAGCTGTCCAGATCCGAACCAACCTGGACCTTGTCCTGGACTGGCTGCAGGGGGCCGGGCTGGGTGACATCGCCACTGAATTCTTCCGGAAACTGTCCATGGCTGTGAACCTGCTCTGCGTGCCCCGCACCTCTCTGCTCAAG GCTTCGTGGAGCAGCTTACGAACCGATCACCCCACACTGACCCCTACTCAGCTCCATCACCTGCTCAGCCATTATCAGCTGGGTCCTGGCCGTGGGCCCCCACCTGCCTGGGACCCTCCCCCTACAGAACGAGATGCTGTGGACACGG GGGACATCTTTGAAAgcttctcctcccaccctcccctcaTCCTGCCCCTGGGCAGCTCGCGCCTGCGCCTCACGGGTCCAGTGATGGATGACGCCCTGCACCGTGAACTGCGCAGGCTCCGTCACCTCCTCTGGGACCTTGAGCAGCAGGAGCTGCCAGCCAATCACCGCCACGGACCTCCCGTGGACCCGCCTCCTTGA